One stretch of Hevea brasiliensis isolate MT/VB/25A 57/8 chromosome 12, ASM3005281v1, whole genome shotgun sequence DNA includes these proteins:
- the LOC110640422 gene encoding long chain acyl-CoA synthetase 9, chloroplastic: MSAYLVGVLVPLAVTLFFRNSKKSEKKRGLLVDVGGEPGIAIRNSRFPTPLETAWEGVFTLAELFEYACKRHGDKYLLGTRRLIARENEVAPDGRTFEKLHLGEYEWLTYAKVFEKVCNFASGLAHIGHRREERVAIFADTRAEWFIALQGCFRRNVTVVTIYASLGEDALCHSLNETEVTTVICGNKELKKLVDISGQLDTVKRLICMDDEIPSSASVEQSGQWTITSLSNVEKLGQEKPAKADLPQSADIAVIMYTSGSTGLPKGVMMTHANVLAVVSSVRTIVPGLESNDVYLAYLPLAHILELAAENIVAGVGSAIGYGSPLTLTDTSNKIKRGTKGDASVLRPTVMAAVPAILDRVRDGVRKKVDATGGLSKKLFDLAYARRLSALNGSWFGAWGLEMLLWNFLVFRKVRAVLGGRIRFLLSGGAPLSGDTQRFINICLGAPIGQGYGLTETCAGATFSEFDDTSVGRVGNPVPSSFIKLIDWPEGGYLTSDSPMPRGEIVIGGPNVTVGYFKNEEKTKEVYKVDERGMRWFYTGDIGQFHADGCLEIVDRKKDIVKLQHGEYVSLGKVEAVLTVSPYVDNMMLHADPFHSYCVALVVASQPALEEWASKQGIAFSDFADLCEKKETMKEVQASFLKEAKKSRLEKFEIPAKIKLLSNPWTPESGLVTAALKIKREAIRKAFSEELSKLYES; the protein is encoded by the exons ATGAGTGCTTATTTAGTTGGCGTTCTCGTCCCTCTTGCCGTCACTCTTTTCTTTAGGAATTCTAAGAAAAGTGAGAAGAAACGTGGCTTGCTGGTCGATGTTGGTGGTGAACCTGGGATTGCTATACGGAACTCTCGGTTTCCGACGCCCTTAGAAACTGCCTGGGAGGGCGTCTTTACCCTTGCTGAGCTTTTTGAGTACGCCTGCAAGAGGCACGGGGATAAATACTTGCTAGGAACGCGGAGATTGATTGCAAGAGAGAACGAAGTGGCCCCTGATGGGAGGACTTTTGAGAAGCTTCATTTGGGCGAGTACGAGTGGCTTACTTATGCCAAGGTGTTTGAAAAAGTTTGTAACTTTGCTTCTGGGTTGGCTCATATTGGGCATAGAAGGGAAGAACGTGTTGCCATATTTGCTGATACCAGAGCAGAATGGTTTATTGCGCTGCAG GGTTGCTTTAGGCGCAATGTCACTGTGGTTACCATTTATGCATCTTTAGGAGAGGACGCTTTGTGCCACTCATTAAACGAG ACAGAGGTTACAACTGTCATATGTGGgaacaaagaattgaagaaacttGTGGACATAAGTGGACAACTTGACACAGTGAAACGATTGATTTGTATGGATGATGAAATTCCATCGAGTGCATCAGTGGAGCAGAGTGGGCAATGGACAATCACTTCACTTTCTAATGTGGAGAAACTTGGTCAAGAAAAACCTGCTAAAGCTGACTTACCTCAATCAGCTGATATTGCTGTAATAATGTACACAAGCGGAAGTACTGGGTTGCCCAAG GGTGTAATGATGACACATGCAAATGTCCTAGCTGTAGTTTCTTCAGTTAGGACAATTGTTCCTGGCCTTGAGAGCAATGATGTTTATCTGGCATACCTGCCATTGGCTCATATCCTTGAGTTAGCTGCTGAG AATATAGTAGCAGGTGTTGGAAGTGCTATAGGATATGGATCCCCTTTGACACTTACTGATACATCAAACAAAATCAAAAGGGGAACAAAGGGGGATGCCTCTGTCTTGAGGCCAACTGTGATGGCAGCCGTCCCAGCAATTCTTGATCGTGTTCGAGATGGTGTGCGCAAGAAG GTGGATGCAACGGGTGGCCTCAGTAAGAAACTATTTGACTTGGCATATGCCCGCCGGTTATCTGCATTGAATGGAAGTTGGTTTGGAGCTTGGGGCCTAGAAATGCTACTTTGGAACTTCCTTGTGTTTAGAAAGGTTCGAGCAGTTTTGGGAGGTCGTATCCGTTTTTTGCTTTCTGGAGGTGCTCCTCTTTCTGGTGATACTCAAAGATTTATCAACATTTGCCTTGG GGCTCCAATAGGCCAAGGCTATGGTCTTACTGAAACTTGTGCTGGTGCGACCTTTTCTGAGTTTGATGATACATCTGTTGGTCGAGTTGGTAATCCAGTCCCTTCCTCATTTATTAAG TTAATAGATTGGCCTGAAGGTGGATATTTAACTAGTGATTCACCAATGCCACGTGGAGAAATAGTTATTGGCGGTCCTAATGTAACAGTTGGCTATTTCAAGAATGAAGAGAAAACGAAGGAAGTGTACAAG GTTGATGAGAGAGGAATGAGGTGGTTCTACACAGGTGACATTGGGCAGTTTCATGCTGATGGTTGCCTTGAGATAGTTGACCGTAAAAAGGACATAGTCAAACTTCAACATGGTGAATATGTGTCTTTAGGAAAG GTTGAGGCTGTTCTTACCGTGAGCCCATATGTTGACAACATGATGCTGCATGCTGACCCATTTCACAGTTACTGTGTGGCCCTCGTGGTGGCGTCACAACCTGCCCTGGAAGAGTGGGCTTCAAAACAGGGAATTGCCTTTTCTGATTTTGCAGACCTTTGTGAGAAAAAAGAAACAATGAAGGAAGTGCAAGCATCATTCCTCAAG GAAGCAAAGAAGTCACGTTTGGAGAAGTTTGAGATCCCAGCAAAAATTAAATTGCTTTCTAATCCTTGGACTCCTGAGTCTGGCCTTGTCACTGCAGCTCTCAAGATCAAGAGGGAAGCCATTAGGAAGGCCTTCTCCGAAGAACTCTCCAAGTTATATGAATCATGA